The sequence below is a genomic window from Geitlerinema sp. PCC 9228.
GGCGAGTTCGATCCGTGCCCTGAAATCGATCCTATATTTACCCTAACACCTTGTATTGTAGAAAACAAAGCCTCCGTTGGTGTGTTTAAAATACTTTTCATTCCTTGAGATTTTGTTATGTTTTTTTAGGAAATTTTTGTCCCATATGTAAAATTTCCCCTTGATTTTTTGTCCTTAATTGTATATAGCGATCGCCCTCGTACATTTCCATGCTCGAAAAACGACGTTGTTGGCTTTACCAACTGGGAAAAATCCCCTACCCAGAGGCTTGGCGCTGGCAGCAAGAACTTTTGGAACAACGCCAGCAAAACCCAGATCTAGACGACGTGCTCATTTTGCTGGAACATCCCCCCGTCTACACCCTAGGCACCGGATCCAATCCGGACTTCATACACCAGCATACTTACTATCCAGTGTATCGCACCGAACGGGGTGGTGAGGTAACCCACCACTGTCCCGGGCAACTGGTGGGCTATCCCATTCTCAATCTCCGCCACCACCGGCAAGACCTGCATTGGTACCTGCGCCAGCTCGAAGAAGTGCTCATTCGGGTTTTAGAAGATTGCGGACTTTCTGCCCATCGCGAAGCAGGATACACCGGCGTTTGGGTGGAAGGATACAAAGTAGCAGCCATTGGCATTAAAGTCACTCGCTGGATGACCATGCACGGTTTTGCCCTCAACGTATGCCCCGATTTGTGGGGGTTTGAAGCGATCGTCCCTTGCGGTATTACCGATCGCCCGGTGGGTTCTTTGGCACAATGGATTCCAGATATTTCCCTAAACCAAGTACGCCAGCAAGTTGCCCATCATTTTGCTAGGGTTTTTGACATGCAGTTGGTTAGTGCCCCCATTTCTAGCGACAATAGGTAAAGAAGACAAGGCAGCCACAGTTTGCATCTGTTCCAACTGGGGCGACCCATCTTGTCTCGATCGCTTTCTTTGTTTAGGATGAACCCACCTCGAACGCGGGGTTCACAGCCAAACCACCCCACCGAACCTCGGTCACCAATAAGGAACGAAGCCGCTTACGAGAAATCACCCATGACCTCTAGTGCCCAAATGCCTCCTTCCCGAGCGCCGCTGGCAGAAACCGAACCGTGTTGGCACAGCCAATCCCCCAAAGATGTGCTTTCCCATTTCAACAGCGATGGCACCAATGGATTAACCCAAAGTCAAGTTCAAACCTACACGCGCAATTACGGTACCAACGAACTGCAAGAAGCGGGAGGGCGTAGTGCCCTCACCATTTTCATCGATCAGTTCAAAAACATCATGTTGCTGATGCTGATCGCCGTTGCCCTAATTTCGGGAAGTTTGGACCTGCAAGCCCAGAATTTTCCCAAAGATGCGATCGCCATTTTGCTCATCGTCATCTTAAACGGCATTTTGGGATTCCTCCAGGAAAGCCGTGCTGAAAAAGCCCTCGCTGCCCTCAAACGCCTCTCTGCTCCTCTAGTGCGTATCATTCGCAACGGTCAAATCATGGAAGTCTCCTCCAGGGAACTGGTTCCTGGAGATATTATTTTGCTGGAAGCCGGTGCCCAGGTAGCTGCCGATGCCCGGTTGCTAGAAGCTTCCAACCTGCAAGCGCGCGAAGCAGCTTTAACCGGAGAAGCCAACCCCAGCAGCAAAAAAGCTGATATCCAGCTAGAAGCCGACACCCCCCTCGGCGATCGCAAAAACATGGTCTTCCAAGGCACAGAAATCATGCAGGGCAGGGGCAAAGCCGTGGTCACCAACACCGGCATGCGCACGGAACTGGGGCGTATCGCCGCCATGTTGCAGTCGGTACAAGCGGAAGCCACTCCTCTGCAACAGCGTATGGACCAACTTGCCAACGTACTCGTTACTGGCTCCATGATTCTGGTTGCCCTGGTTGTTGTGGGCGGTTCCATCTGGCAAATTGCTGCCTTCCGCGAGTTGCTGGAAATTTCCCTCAGTATGGCAGTGGCGGTGGTTCCCGAAGGGCTGCCAGCGGTGATTACCGTCACCCTTGCCTTGGGCACCCAACGCATGGTGCGCCGCCAGGCTCTCATTCGCAAACTGCCAGCGGTAGAAACCCTGGGTTCGGTGACCAGCATTTGCTCCGACAAAACCGGCACCCTCACGGAAAACAAAATGGTTGCCCAACGGATACGCACCGCGACCAGTTCTTTGCAGGTGAGCGGTCAAGGCTACGAACCCGAGGGGAAATTTTTGAGCGCAGACGATGGCGTGGAAGTCAAGCCGGAGAAAGAAGCCACCCTACCGGTTTTGCTGCTTGCTGGGGTAGCCTGTAACGATGCTGTTCTCAATTTAGAAGCGGGGGAATGGAAAATTTTCGGCGACCCCACCGAAGGTTCCCTGCTCTCCCTAGCGGGAAAAGGCGGCATCCGATACAACGACCTCAACCAGGTGCTCCCCAGAGTGGCGGAATTTCCTTTTTCCTCCGAACGCAAGCGCATGAGCGTTATCTGTCAACCACAAGAACCGCAAAAATTGGGCAACGACCAACTGGCAAAATTTCTCAGCGCCGGTTCGGAATACATTATGCTTAGCAAAGGTTCCCCCGAACTGATGCTGGAACGCTGCGGCAGCATTTATATTGGTGGGGAAGCAGGGGTACAACCCCTCAAAGATGTGTGGAAGCAAGAAATTCTTCAGGGCAACGACCAACTGGCGACTGAAGGCATGCGGGTTCTGGGGTTGGCTTATAAGTGGCTGTCGGAAATGCCCAATCCCGAACAGGAAGAGACTGCCGAACAAGAACTGGTGTGGCTGGGATTGGTGGGGATGCTGGATGCCCCGCGTTTGGAAGTAAAAGATGCGGTGGATCGCTGCCGCCATGCGGGGATGCGCCCGATTATGATTACTGGCGACCATCAACTTACGGCTGTAGCGATCGCGCAAAAGCTAGGGATTTACAAACCTGGGGATGAAATCTTAACCGGACAAGAGATTGCCCGCCTGCAGCCGGAGGAATTAGAAAAACACATTGCTCGTGTCAGTGTATGTGCCCGCGTGGCACCCGAACACAAGCTGCGCATCGTCCAAATCCTACAAAAACAGGACCAAATTGTGGCTATGACTGGGGATGGGGTTAACGATGCCCCGGCGCTCAAGCAAGCAGATATTGGCATTGCCATGGGCATTACTGGTACGGATGTGAGCAAGGAAGCCAGCGATATGGTATTGCTGGACGATAACTTCACCACCATTGTGGCAGCGGTGGAAGAAGGTCGGGTGGTTTACACCAATATTCGCCGTTTTATTAAATATATTCTCGGGTCCAATATTGGCGAGGTGTTTACCGTGGCGGCGGCACCTTTGCTGCTCCCGGTTGCTGATGTGCCCCTGACTCCCCTACAAATTCTGTGGATGAATTTGGTCACCGATGGCTTGCCGGCGCTGGCGTTGGCTTTGGAACCCCCGGAACCCCGGGTGATGGAACGACCGCCTTTTGACCCCCGCGAAAGCATTTTTGCCCGCGGGTTGGGCTTTTATATTGTGCGCATTGGCGTGATTTTTACCATTTTGACGCTAACGCTTATGGGATGGGCATACTACCACGCTCAGGTATCCGGCGACCCGGAACGCTGGAAAACCATGGTTTTTACCACGCTGTGTATTGCCCAGATGGGGCACGCGATCGCGGTTCGTTCCCACCGACTTACTTTGGAGACCAATCCTTTTTCCAACTTATACGTGCTGGGGGCGGTGCTGCTGACGACGGTGTTGCAGCTAATGCTGATTTACATAACGCCTTTGCGCGATTTCTTCGGTACGGAATGGCTCAATCCTACGGAACTGGCCATTTGCTTTGGCTTCAGTGCTTTAATGTTTGTCTGGATCGAACTGGAAAAAATCGTACGCCGTATCTATTTGCGATGGCGCAAAACCTAGCCCTCGATCGCTATAACTGGCTGAAAAACAAGCGGTTGGTCTTTTTCCCCACCACCGCTACTTCCTCCGGGATTATACGTATTAACAATGTACTTACAAACTTTGTATTTACGGCAGTTTCGCAACTACCAAGAGCAGTTGGTGACTTTTTCGGCACCAAAAACCATTCTCGTGGGAGCGAATGCCCAGGGAAAATCAAATTTGCTGGAGGCGGTGGCTTTTCTAGCGTTGCTGAAAAGTTATCGCAGTACCCGCGATCGCGAATTGGTGTGCGAAGGGGCAAAAACGGGTAAAATTCGGGCGCAGGTGCAACGGGATGCTTCCCAGGTGGATTTGGCAGTAACCCTGCGTGCCAACAGCCGGCGTACGGTGGCGGTCAACAGTACCAATTTGCGCCGCCAGTGGGAGTTTTTAGGCTATTTAAAGGTGGTGCAGTTCTCTAGTTTGGATTTGGATTTGGTTCGGGGTAGCCCTGCCCAGCGCCGCCATTGGTTGGATAATTTATTAGTACAGTTGGAGCCTTTTTACGCTCATATCCGCGATCGCTACGAACGAATTTTGCGGCAGCGCAACTCTTTACTCAAAGAAGCCAGAAAGCAACTAACCAGTGGCGAAATCCATCCCCAAGGAGAGCGTAACGAAAATATTGCCCTGTGGAATGCCCAACTTGCTGCAGCAGGTACGCAAGTCATGCGCAGGCGCGCTCGAGCTTTGTCTCGTTTGACGCCCATTGCTAGCAAATGGCATCATGCCATCAGTGGCGGTCAAGAAAATTTAGAAATTCATTATACGCCCAATGTTAAATCCGATAATGCGGCGGTAGAATCCCCAGAAGAAATTCAAAAACAGTTTCTATACCAGCTAGAAGAAAAAGCGATCGCGGAAAAATTTCAAGGCACCACTCTAGTTGGTCCCCATCGCGATGAGGTTACATTTGCCATCGACCGGATGCCAGTGAGACAATTTGGTTCTCAAGGGCAGCAGCGAACTCTGGTGCTATCCCTCAAATTAGCCGAACTGCAACTCATTGAAGAAGTGGTGGGGGAACCTCCTTTGTTACTGCTAGACGATGTATTGGCAGAACTAGACCCCAACCGCCAGCACCAACTTTTAGAAGCGATTCAGGAACGGTTCCAAACTCTGGTTACCGCCACCCACTTAGAAGCTTTTGACGCTCATTGGTTGCAGACGTCGCAAATTCTGAAAGTTGATGCCGGTGAAATTTCCATCCCCCAATCTTGCTAGGGAAGGCAAGCTCACAGGGTTTGTAGGAGCCAAGCGTAAGCCACAATTCCTACAAAAGCAACACCCAGAATCAATTCCCGCTGCTGGTACCACAGATGTTTGCTACCTTCGATGAGAACGTGGAAGCTTTCCCGACGTTCTTGCCCCAATTCTTGCATGAGTTCCTCGACTCTGGCATCTACTTCTTCCAACGAAACTTCACCGCGTTTGTAGGCTGCTTCCAAATCGTCGAGCTTTTTCCAATACCTTCTAGTAGCTTCGATAAGGTTCAACATTTTCTGAGAATGCTATGGTGTTTTGTTAACTTCTATTAAGATTTTAACGTTCCTAGCGGCAAGTTTGCAGGGAACCAAGCAGTTGGGGAATCCACACAAGCGCGGTTCGGTTGGTTTGAAAGTACGTTACGCCAACCAGCCAAAACTGCTATTCTAAAGGAAAGTAGCATAGCCAAGTTGGTAGGTAGGGTGACTTCATGTCAGTTTTCGGTATTTTGGTATTGCTAGCCGCTATAACGGGATTGTTTTATTGGATGGTTGCCAATCGCAAAGGCAAACCTATGCTTTCCCAACAGCAGCTATTTTCCTTACGTTCCCACTCGGATGATGAAGACGAACACTCCTGGCAGCAAAGGGAACTTGAGGAAGAACTCCACTCTCTACGCGCGCCAAATGGGAACGCTACCGACCAAAAAGAAAAAGATTTGGCTTTTTTGCAGCAAGGTGCCCAAAAAAGTTTTGCCAAACGCTCCATGGTACTGTATGTTAGCTTATTTTTCTTAGCGATCGCCCTTTCTGTGGGCAGCTATTATTTGGGTCGATACCACCAACAGCGTCTGGCAACACCAACCCCGGAATCAGTTCCCCAAATGTCAGAATCTACTTCCCAGGCATCTCCTCAACCTTCCTTCCGCGATGCGGTCAACGATGCCATGTCAGCAGCCGAACAGGCGCAAACGGCGGAAACCCCACAACAGTGGAGCCAAGTAGCCGATTTATGGGAAAAAGCGATCGCGGGGATGAAATCCGTTCCTTCCTCTAGCGACAAACACGAAATAGCACAGGAAAAAGTAAAAGAGTATCAGAAATATCTACAATACGCCCGGCAAAATGCAGAAAATTCCCAGGCTACCAAATAAACCATAGGAGCAAAAAGGCGATCGCTTGTTCCTAAAAACACCTGCAACGCAATAAAGTCAAGATTTTTGGCAAAAAGCATCCAAAATGCTACAATAAACCAACGTTTCCAGCACATTTGCGTGATGTCTTCTCCCTCTCCATCCACCGTAAAACTCAAGAAACTCCAACGCTACGTAAATTTAAAACGCCGGCAATGGCAACAGCAGTCAAGTTCCGTGGTCAAACAGAGCGAA
It includes:
- the lipB gene encoding lipoyl(octanoyl) transferase LipB, encoding MLEKRRCWLYQLGKIPYPEAWRWQQELLEQRQQNPDLDDVLILLEHPPVYTLGTGSNPDFIHQHTYYPVYRTERGGEVTHHCPGQLVGYPILNLRHHRQDLHWYLRQLEEVLIRVLEDCGLSAHREAGYTGVWVEGYKVAAIGIKVTRWMTMHGFALNVCPDLWGFEAIVPCGITDRPVGSLAQWIPDISLNQVRQQVAHHFARVFDMQLVSAPISSDNR
- a CDS encoding cation-translocating P-type ATPase, translated to MTSSAQMPPSRAPLAETEPCWHSQSPKDVLSHFNSDGTNGLTQSQVQTYTRNYGTNELQEAGGRSALTIFIDQFKNIMLLMLIAVALISGSLDLQAQNFPKDAIAILLIVILNGILGFLQESRAEKALAALKRLSAPLVRIIRNGQIMEVSSRELVPGDIILLEAGAQVAADARLLEASNLQAREAALTGEANPSSKKADIQLEADTPLGDRKNMVFQGTEIMQGRGKAVVTNTGMRTELGRIAAMLQSVQAEATPLQQRMDQLANVLVTGSMILVALVVVGGSIWQIAAFRELLEISLSMAVAVVPEGLPAVITVTLALGTQRMVRRQALIRKLPAVETLGSVTSICSDKTGTLTENKMVAQRIRTATSSLQVSGQGYEPEGKFLSADDGVEVKPEKEATLPVLLLAGVACNDAVLNLEAGEWKIFGDPTEGSLLSLAGKGGIRYNDLNQVLPRVAEFPFSSERKRMSVICQPQEPQKLGNDQLAKFLSAGSEYIMLSKGSPELMLERCGSIYIGGEAGVQPLKDVWKQEILQGNDQLATEGMRVLGLAYKWLSEMPNPEQEETAEQELVWLGLVGMLDAPRLEVKDAVDRCRHAGMRPIMITGDHQLTAVAIAQKLGIYKPGDEILTGQEIARLQPEELEKHIARVSVCARVAPEHKLRIVQILQKQDQIVAMTGDGVNDAPALKQADIGIAMGITGTDVSKEASDMVLLDDNFTTIVAAVEEGRVVYTNIRRFIKYILGSNIGEVFTVAAAPLLLPVADVPLTPLQILWMNLVTDGLPALALALEPPEPRVMERPPFDPRESIFARGLGFYIVRIGVIFTILTLTLMGWAYYHAQVSGDPERWKTMVFTTLCIAQMGHAIAVRSHRLTLETNPFSNLYVLGAVLLTTVLQLMLIYITPLRDFFGTEWLNPTELAICFGFSALMFVWIELEKIVRRIYLRWRKT
- the recF gene encoding DNA replication/repair protein RecF — encoded protein: MYLQTLYLRQFRNYQEQLVTFSAPKTILVGANAQGKSNLLEAVAFLALLKSYRSTRDRELVCEGAKTGKIRAQVQRDASQVDLAVTLRANSRRTVAVNSTNLRRQWEFLGYLKVVQFSSLDLDLVRGSPAQRRHWLDNLLVQLEPFYAHIRDRYERILRQRNSLLKEARKQLTSGEIHPQGERNENIALWNAQLAAAGTQVMRRRARALSRLTPIASKWHHAISGGQENLEIHYTPNVKSDNAAVESPEEIQKQFLYQLEEKAIAEKFQGTTLVGPHRDEVTFAIDRMPVRQFGSQGQQRTLVLSLKLAELQLIEEVVGEPPLLLLDDVLAELDPNRQHQLLEAIQERFQTLVTATHLEAFDAHWLQTSQILKVDAGEISIPQSC